A single region of the Blattabacterium sp. (Cryptocercus kyebangensis) genome encodes:
- the cmk gene encoding (d)CMP kinase yields MNRKIIIAIDGYSASGKSTLAKDLSNKLKYTYIDTGAMYRSITLLAIRKKIFHSDLWNIKNFLPFLNNINFQFQWNNKLNKTEILLNKENVQSEIRSIKVTNKVSLIARIPEIREKLTVIQRNFGNKKGIVMDGRDIGSNIFPKSELKIFMKGSIDVRSHRRFEYLKKKGKKISYEEVKKNIFYRDMMDLYRKISPLKKSTDSIEIDNTFISPEKQLNIVLQLIENIRFCKKNKNYI; encoded by the coding sequence ATGAATCGAAAAATTATTATAGCTATAGATGGATACTCAGCTTCTGGAAAAAGTACTTTAGCTAAAGATCTTTCTAATAAATTAAAATATACCTATATAGATACCGGAGCAATGTATAGAAGTATAACATTATTAGCTATTAGAAAAAAAATTTTCCATAGTGATTTATGGAATATCAAAAATTTTCTTCCTTTTTTGAACAATATAAATTTTCAATTTCAATGGAATAATAAATTAAATAAAACAGAGATCCTTCTAAATAAAGAAAATGTTCAATCTGAAATACGGTCAATCAAAGTAACCAATAAAGTTAGTTTAATAGCTAGAATTCCAGAAATTCGAGAAAAATTAACAGTCATACAAAGAAATTTTGGAAATAAAAAAGGAATTGTTATGGATGGGAGAGATATAGGATCTAATATTTTTCCTAAATCGGAATTGAAAATTTTTATGAAGGGATCTATAGATGTTCGTTCTCATAGAAGATTTGAATATCTTAAAAAAAAAGGAAAAAAAATTTCTTATGAAGAAGTAAAAAAAAATATTTTTTATAGAGATATGATGGATTTATATCGAAAAATTTCTCCACTTAAAAAATCAACAGATTCTATAGAAATAGATAATACATTTATTAGTCCTGAAAAACAATTAAACATCGTTCTTCAATTAATAGAAAATATTAGATTTTGTAAAAAAAATAAAAACTATATATGA
- a CDS encoding vancomycin high temperature exclusion protein: MVFCYFGISFFSIRKNYDNIDEIPYNKFGVVLGTSKYLHGGGINAYFKYRIDAAYFLFFHKKIRYIIVSGDNREKNYNEPKMMKKELMKKGIPDYFIYEDFFGISTIHSVLRVYKIFNQKKFTIISQKFHNERAIFIGNCLGLDVIGFNAKNLTFDFKIQIREIFARIKAIWDIFFCCLKQINQDK, from the coding sequence CTTTTCCATAAGAAAAAACTATGATAATATTGATGAAATTCCATATAATAAATTTGGGGTTGTTTTAGGGACTTCTAAATATTTACATGGAGGAGGTATAAATGCCTATTTTAAATATAGAATAGATGCCGCTTATTTTCTTTTTTTTCATAAAAAGATCCGTTATATTATCGTTAGTGGAGATAATAGAGAAAAAAATTATAATGAACCAAAAATGATGAAAAAAGAGTTAATGAAAAAAGGGATTCCAGATTATTTTATATATGAAGATTTTTTTGGAATTAGTACTATACATTCTGTATTAAGGGTTTATAAAATTTTTAATCAAAAAAAGTTTACCATTATTTCTCAAAAATTTCATAATGAAAGAGCTATTTTTATTGGAAATTGTTTAGGATTAGATGTCATAGGTTTTAACGCAAAAAATCTAACTTTTGATTTTAAAATACAGATTAGGGAAATTTTCGCTAGGATTAAAGCTATATGGGATATTTTTTTTTGTTGTTTAAAACAAATAAATCAAGATAAATAG
- the tyrS gene encoding tyrosine--tRNA ligase, with product MKNIIDELSWRGLIQNRVPGVEKQLKKKTTIYMGFDPTSDSLHIGSLLPIIILIHFQKMGHKSLILIGGATGFIGDPSGKYDQRIFLNKETLQKNIESIKKQLSKLLNNYSEKIEFINNFDWIKNISFLEFVRNIGKYFTIKYMISKDSVKKRIQNNKKHQGISFTEFTYTLIQGYDFLYLNKKKNCLLQVGGSDQWGNITTGIELIKKKTGKKAYGITFPLVTRTNGLKFGKSEKGENIWLDGNRTSPYKFYQFWMNVSDVEIENFIKIYTFFSKKKIEKLILKHRKNPEKRLLQRKLASEITKWVHGKESYEKVFKISHILFGKKYTSNLLSSLNEKILISLYENIPHMILPKKEFRKGIFLLDLLKKSSLFKSKSEANRALNLNSISINKKIIRENILLKKENVIKKKYILLQFGKKIFLILKID from the coding sequence ATGAAAAACATTATTGATGAACTTTCTTGGAGGGGATTAATACAAAATAGAGTTCCTGGTGTAGAAAAACAATTAAAAAAAAAGACTACTATATATATGGGATTCGATCCTACATCGGATTCTTTACACATAGGGAGCTTACTCCCAATTATTATATTAATTCACTTTCAAAAAATGGGGCATAAATCTTTAATATTAATTGGTGGGGCAACAGGTTTTATAGGAGATCCATCAGGAAAGTATGATCAAAGAATTTTTTTAAATAAAGAAACATTGCAAAAAAATATAGAATCTATTAAAAAACAATTATCTAAACTATTAAATAATTATTCAGAAAAAATAGAATTTATAAACAATTTTGATTGGATTAAAAATATTTCTTTTTTGGAATTTGTCAGAAATATAGGAAAATACTTTACTATAAAGTACATGATATCTAAAGATTCTGTTAAAAAACGTATTCAAAATAATAAAAAACATCAAGGAATATCTTTCACGGAATTTACTTATACTCTTATACAAGGATATGATTTCCTTTATTTAAATAAGAAAAAAAATTGTTTACTACAAGTGGGTGGTTCTGATCAATGGGGAAATATAACTACTGGAATAGAACTTATTAAAAAAAAAACAGGGAAAAAAGCATATGGAATTACTTTTCCTTTAGTTACAAGAACTAATGGATTAAAATTTGGAAAAAGTGAGAAAGGGGAAAATATATGGTTAGACGGAAATCGTACCTCTCCATATAAATTCTATCAATTTTGGATGAATGTTTCGGATGTTGAAATTGAAAATTTTATCAAAATATATACTTTTTTTTCAAAAAAAAAAATTGAAAAATTAATTTTAAAACATAGAAAAAATCCAGAAAAAAGATTATTACAAAGAAAATTAGCATCGGAAATAACTAAATGGGTTCATGGCAAAGAATCTTATGAAAAAGTGTTTAAAATTTCGCATATTTTATTTGGAAAAAAATATACAAGTAATTTATTGTCATCTTTAAATGAAAAGATTCTTATTTCTCTATATGAGAATATTCCACATATGATTTTACCTAAAAAAGAGTTTAGAAAAGGTATTTTTTTATTAGATTTATTAAAAAAAAGCAGCCTTTTTAAGTCTAAAAGTGAGGCTAATCGTGCTTTAAATTTAAATTCCATTTCTATAAATAAAAAAATAATCAGAGAAAATATACTTCTTAAAAAAGAGAATGTAATAAAAAAAAAATATATTTTACTTCAGTTCGGAAAAAAAATTTTTCTCATTCTAAAAATAGATTAA
- the speB gene encoding agmatinase: MKRKTFAGIPKKYATLEKAKIVLIPVPYDYTGTWKKGSKKGPKAFLSASEHMELYDIETNSEVYKRGIFISYPISNYSFSSKKMIEKVYYITKKYLLKKKFVTLIGGVHSISIGSIRAFGEKYPDMSILHMDAHTDLRPIYNGDPYNHACSMYEASKKYPIIQIGIRSMDILEKSYIQNDNVFYFHEIYKNDLWMKKAIQRLSKNVFISIDVDVFDPSIAPSTGTPEPGGFFWYETLKFLKMVFESKQIIGFDIVELLPNEKDFSTDFLSVKLYYKLLSYKYELISSPS, from the coding sequence ATGAAAAGAAAAACTTTTGCTGGAATTCCTAAAAAATATGCTACTCTTGAAAAAGCAAAAATTGTCCTTATTCCTGTTCCATATGATTATACAGGGACATGGAAAAAAGGATCTAAAAAAGGTCCTAAAGCATTTTTATCTGCATCAGAACATATGGAATTATATGATATAGAAACTAATTCTGAGGTCTACAAAAGAGGTATATTTATTTCTTATCCTATAAGTAATTATTCATTTTCTTCCAAAAAAATGATAGAAAAAGTATACTATATTACCAAAAAATATCTTTTAAAAAAAAAATTTGTAACTCTTATCGGAGGAGTACATTCCATATCGATAGGAAGCATTCGAGCATTTGGAGAAAAATATCCTGATATGAGTATTCTTCATATGGATGCACATACAGATTTACGTCCTATATACAATGGAGATCCTTATAACCACGCTTGTTCTATGTATGAAGCCTCAAAAAAATATCCGATTATACAAATAGGAATTAGAAGTATGGATATACTAGAAAAAAGTTATATCCAAAATGATAATGTTTTTTATTTTCATGAAATATATAAAAATGATTTATGGATGAAAAAAGCGATTCAAAGATTATCTAAGAATGTATTTATAAGTATAGATGTTGATGTTTTTGATCCAAGTATAGCTCCTTCTACAGGGACTCCAGAACCAGGAGGTTTTTTTTGGTACGAAACTTTAAAATTTTTGAAAATGGTTTTTGAAAGTAAACAAATTATAGGGTTTGATATTGTTGAACTTTTACCAAATGAAAAAGATTTTTCTACAGATTTTTTATCCGTTAAACTCTACTATAAATTATTATCATATAAATACGAATTAATTTCTTCTCCATCATGA
- the era gene encoding GTPase Era — MNNKVINHKHKSGFVNIIGFPNVGKSTLMNSLVGENISIITNKPQTTRHRILGIIDQYNYQIIFSDTPGIMIKPIYSMQKIMMKYVKRSLEDADIILFTTEIGKFHLFNKYFSFLNSLKEKKIPILILINKIDKIGVEYSETMLYDTINYWNNFFPDSEILPISALKNINQDLLMNKILDLLSKGPPYYPKGFLSDRSERFFVNEIIREKILLMYKKEIPYSVEIFTEKFRDGKNSIHICSSIYVERDSQKGILIGKKGDSINRLGFFSIKGIESFFKKKVWLRLNVKICKNWRSNYKKLQNFGY, encoded by the coding sequence ATGAACAATAAAGTGATTAATCATAAACATAAATCTGGTTTTGTTAATATTATAGGATTTCCAAATGTAGGAAAATCAACATTAATGAATTCTCTTGTAGGTGAAAATATATCTATAATCACCAATAAACCACAAACGACTCGTCATAGAATATTGGGAATAATAGATCAATATAACTACCAAATTATTTTTTCGGATACTCCTGGAATTATGATAAAACCGATTTATTCTATGCAAAAAATCATGATGAAATATGTAAAAAGATCTTTAGAAGACGCTGATATTATTTTATTTACCACAGAAATAGGAAAATTTCATTTATTTAATAAATATTTCTCCTTTTTGAATTCTCTTAAAGAAAAAAAGATTCCTATTCTTATATTAATCAATAAAATTGATAAAATTGGAGTGGAATATAGTGAAACTATGTTGTATGATACGATCAATTATTGGAATAATTTTTTTCCTGATTCAGAAATATTACCAATATCTGCATTAAAAAACATAAATCAAGATTTATTAATGAATAAAATTTTAGATTTGTTATCTAAAGGCCCCCCTTATTATCCTAAAGGATTTTTAAGTGATAGATCCGAACGATTTTTTGTAAATGAAATAATTAGAGAAAAAATATTATTAATGTATAAAAAGGAAATTCCTTATTCTGTGGAGATTTTTACGGAAAAATTTCGGGATGGAAAGAATAGCATACATATATGTTCTTCTATATATGTAGAGCGTGATTCACAAAAAGGGATTTTGATTGGTAAAAAAGGAGATTCTATAAATAGATTAGGATTTTTTTCTATAAAAGGAATAGAGAGTTTTTTTAAAAAAAAAGTATGGTTAAGATTAAATGTAAAAATATGCAAAAATTGGCGTTCAAATTATAAAAAACTCCAAAATTTTGGATATTAG
- the menD gene encoding 2-succinyl-5-enolpyruvyl-6-hydroxy-3-cyclohexene-1-carboxylic-acid synthase, whose amino-acid sequence MYSNKKIVQSLGEILISKSIFHMIISPGSRNAPIIIHFTQHDSFKTYSIVDERCAGFFALGIAQKIKKPVVLSCTSGSSVVNYYPAVTEAFYQNIPLIFITADRPKKIIDILEGQSIYQENIFQNHVESSIQLTEEESKLGLWYNDRLINESINKCILKKRPIHINIPFSEPLYETTDFLQVKPKIIKTLPVKNYIEKPKYYKKEKFIWKKSKKKMILLGLYNPEKKLKKILKELSMDPSIVIFTESTSHLYGKLFFSCIDQLLFSIKNKEWINLKPNILLTIGVNIISKKIKFFLRKYPPLYHWHIGENIKNYPDTYYNLTTFWSINPEFFFKIFHENILQSSDYRCKWERLRKERRKKNNFFLKKEKSFSDLKVLFWIFKSIPNYSILQLGNSTIIRYYQLFDKKKYSVKSYCNRGTSGIDGCVSTAIGYAVKSKKIVTLIIGDISFFYDSNALWNNYTPNNFRIILMNNGGGNIFRFLSEKKISKNIFNFFETKHFFTAKKICEMHNWKYEIVSDKFSLKKSLYYFWNKSDRPFLLEINTQKSNNAEILKQYLSYLS is encoded by the coding sequence ATGTATTCGAATAAAAAAATAGTACAAAGTTTAGGTGAAATATTGATATCAAAATCAATATTTCATATGATAATATCTCCAGGTTCTAGGAATGCTCCAATAATAATCCATTTTACACAGCATGATTCCTTCAAGACTTATAGTATTGTAGACGAACGTTGTGCTGGATTTTTTGCTTTAGGGATAGCGCAAAAAATAAAAAAGCCTGTAGTTCTTAGTTGTACTTCTGGTTCTTCCGTAGTAAATTACTATCCTGCAGTTACAGAAGCCTTTTATCAAAATATTCCACTTATTTTTATTACTGCAGATAGACCCAAAAAAATTATAGATATTCTTGAAGGACAATCTATTTATCAAGAAAATATTTTTCAAAATCATGTAGAATCCTCTATTCAATTAACAGAAGAAGAATCTAAATTGGGATTATGGTATAATGATAGATTGATCAATGAATCAATTAATAAATGTATTTTAAAAAAAAGACCTATACATATTAATATTCCTTTTTCAGAACCTCTTTATGAGACTACAGATTTTTTACAAGTAAAACCTAAAATCATAAAAACCTTACCTGTAAAAAATTATATTGAAAAACCTAAATATTATAAAAAAGAAAAATTTATATGGAAAAAATCCAAAAAAAAAATGATTTTATTAGGATTATATAATCCAGAAAAAAAATTGAAAAAAATTTTAAAAGAATTAAGTATGGATCCTTCTATAGTCATTTTTACCGAAAGTACATCTCATTTGTACGGAAAATTATTTTTTTCATGTATAGATCAACTTCTTTTTAGTATAAAAAATAAAGAATGGATTAATTTAAAACCAAATATTTTATTAACCATTGGTGTAAATATTATATCCAAAAAGATAAAATTTTTTTTGAGAAAATATCCACCTTTATATCATTGGCATATAGGGGAAAATATAAAAAATTATCCAGATACCTATTACAATTTAACTACTTTTTGGTCAATAAATCCAGAATTTTTTTTCAAAATATTTCATGAAAATATTTTACAATCTTCCGATTATAGATGTAAATGGGAAAGGTTGAGAAAAGAAAGGAGAAAAAAAAATAACTTTTTTTTAAAAAAAGAAAAAAGTTTTTCAGATCTTAAAGTTTTATTTTGGATATTTAAATCCATTCCTAACTATTCTATTTTACAATTAGGAAACAGTACTATAATACGGTATTATCAACTTTTTGATAAAAAAAAATATTCTGTAAAGTCTTATTGTAATAGAGGGACTTCAGGAATAGATGGTTGTGTTTCTACTGCTATAGGTTATGCTGTAAAAAGTAAAAAAATAGTTACTCTAATTATTGGAGATATAAGTTTTTTTTATGATAGTAATGCTTTATGGAATAATTATACACCGAACAATTTCCGTATTATACTTATGAACAATGGAGGAGGTAATATTTTTAGATTCCTTTCAGAAAAAAAAATTTCTAAAAATATTTTCAATTTTTTTGAAACAAAACATTTTTTTACTGCAAAAAAAATTTGTGAAATGCATAATTGGAAATATGAAATAGTATCCGATAAATTTTCTTTAAAAAAAAGTTTGTATTATTTTTGGAATAAATCGGATAGACCTTTTCTTTTAGAAATAAATACTCAAAAATCTAATAATGCAGAAATATTAAAACAATATTTATCCTATTTATCTTGA
- a CDS encoding arginine decarboxylase, whose amino-acid sequence MKIRYSDLIDQTFDFPTEEFAIKNNFLEFHGIPLIDLIQKYGTPLKFTYLPKISHNIQKAKKWFEKAIHSNRYNNKYTYCYCTKSSHFSFILEEVLKNNISIETSYAYDIEIIKNLYQKGKTNKNIEVICNGFKTHNYIENISELINNGFYNTIPILDNSDELEKLSFFIHYPFKLGIRIASEEEPKFEFYTSRLGIGYKDILIFYLNKIKNNSKVELKMLHFFINTGIKDTAYYWNELFKCLHIYARLKKIAPELDILNIGGGFPIKTSMSFKYDYEYMINEIVYQIKKFCQDENISEPHIYTEFGAYTVGESGGIIYKILNQKRQNDREKWNMIDSSFMTTLPDTWAISRRFIMMAINRWNDSYERVFLGGLTCDSDDYYNSEQHMNAIYLPCFREKIPLYIGFFNTGAYQDTISGYGGVHHCLIPQPIHILINYNEKKNLVYKIFRYSQSPEEILKILGY is encoded by the coding sequence ATGAAAATTAGATATTCCGATCTTATAGATCAAACTTTTGATTTTCCTACAGAGGAATTTGCTATTAAAAATAATTTTTTAGAATTTCATGGAATTCCATTAATAGATCTAATTCAAAAATATGGAACTCCATTAAAATTTACCTATTTACCAAAAATTTCTCATAACATACAAAAAGCAAAAAAATGGTTTGAAAAAGCAATTCATTCTAATCGATATAACAACAAATATACCTATTGTTATTGTACAAAAAGTTCTCATTTTTCTTTCATATTGGAAGAAGTATTAAAAAATAATATTAGCATTGAAACTTCATATGCTTATGATATAGAAATCATTAAGAATCTTTATCAAAAAGGAAAAACAAATAAAAACATTGAAGTTATTTGTAATGGATTCAAAACTCATAATTATATAGAAAATATATCAGAATTAATAAACAATGGTTTCTATAACACTATTCCAATATTAGATAATTCCGATGAATTGGAAAAACTGAGCTTTTTTATTCATTATCCATTTAAGTTAGGTATACGAATAGCCTCTGAAGAAGAACCAAAATTTGAATTTTATACTTCTCGATTAGGAATAGGATATAAAGATATTCTTATTTTTTACTTGAATAAAATAAAAAATAATTCAAAAGTAGAACTAAAAATGTTGCATTTTTTCATCAATACAGGAATAAAAGATACCGCTTATTACTGGAATGAACTTTTTAAATGTTTACATATTTACGCTAGATTAAAAAAAATTGCACCTGAATTAGATATCCTAAATATAGGAGGAGGTTTTCCTATTAAAACATCTATGTCATTTAAATACGATTATGAATACATGATCAATGAAATTGTTTATCAAATAAAAAAATTTTGTCAAGATGAGAATATTTCAGAACCACATATATATACTGAATTTGGAGCCTATACAGTAGGAGAAAGTGGGGGAATTATCTATAAAATACTTAATCAAAAAAGACAAAATGATAGGGAAAAATGGAATATGATAGATAGCTCTTTTATGACTACACTTCCGGATACTTGGGCTATAAGTCGTCGATTTATCATGATGGCAATTAACCGTTGGAATGATTCTTATGAAAGAGTATTTTTAGGGGGGTTAACCTGTGATAGTGATGATTATTATAATTCAGAACAACATATGAATGCCATATATCTTCCCTGTTTTCGTGAAAAAATTCCGCTTTATATTGGATTTTTTAATACGGGAGCATATCAAGATACAATAAGTGGATATGGGGGAGTCCATCATTGTCTAATTCCACAACCAATTCATATTTTAATCAATTATAATGAAAAAAAAAACTTAGTATATAAAATATTTCGCTATTCACAAAGTCCTGAAGAAATATTAAAAATATTAGGTTATTGA
- the prfB gene encoding peptide chain release factor 2, with the protein MITKEEIQSISERINRIHKVLNLDKINEYLDKEQKKILKPNFWNNYKESKNFIKRLHAMKTCIKDFVELKNSLEELEIIFSLSKEENLEKELQIQLHKTKKLLSDLELKNFLSEEEDSFNAILQISSGAGGTESCDWSSMLMRMYIMWGEKKKYFVKNIHLIPGDITGIKSIILEFKGIYAFGYLKGENGVHRLIRISPFDNNSKRHTSFSSVYVYPSVDKNIKIDIKISDIHWSTFRSSGSGGQNVNKVETGVRLRHIPTGITIENTESRSQIQNRQRALHLLKSRLFEIEIQKKNEKKNKIESEKKKIEWGSQIRNYIMHPYKLVKDLRTGYETTNIHSVMDGEIDIFLKKFMVYNKKIEK; encoded by the coding sequence ATGATCACAAAGGAAGAAATACAATCCATTTCAGAAAGAATTAATAGGATTCATAAGGTTCTTAACCTCGATAAAATAAATGAATATCTTGATAAAGAACAAAAAAAAATTTTAAAACCTAATTTTTGGAATAATTATAAAGAATCCAAAAATTTTATAAAACGTTTGCATGCTATGAAAACATGCATAAAAGATTTTGTTGAATTAAAAAATTCTCTAGAAGAATTAGAAATTATTTTTTCTCTCTCTAAAGAAGAAAATCTTGAAAAAGAACTTCAAATTCAATTACATAAAACCAAAAAATTACTATCAGATTTAGAATTAAAAAACTTTCTTTCGGAAGAAGAAGACAGTTTTAATGCTATATTACAAATTTCTTCTGGAGCAGGAGGAACTGAAAGCTGTGATTGGAGTTCAATGTTAATGAGAATGTATATAATGTGGGGGGAAAAAAAGAAATACTTTGTTAAAAATATTCATCTCATTCCTGGAGATATTACGGGTATAAAATCCATTATTTTAGAATTCAAAGGGATATATGCTTTTGGATATTTAAAAGGAGAAAATGGTGTACACAGATTAATCCGTATATCTCCATTTGATAATAATTCAAAACGTCATACTTCTTTTTCTTCTGTTTATGTATATCCTTCAGTAGATAAAAATATCAAAATTGATATAAAAATATCTGATATTCATTGGAGTACTTTTCGATCTTCTGGATCAGGAGGACAAAATGTCAATAAAGTAGAAACAGGAGTTAGATTACGTCATATTCCAACTGGAATTACTATTGAAAATACAGAATCTCGTTCACAAATACAAAATAGACAAAGAGCTTTACATCTTCTTAAATCTAGATTATTTGAAATAGAGATTCAAAAAAAAAATGAGAAAAAAAATAAAATAGAATCTGAAAAAAAAAAAATAGAATGGGGATCTCAAATACGAAATTATATCATGCATCCTTATAAATTAGTAAAAGATTTACGAACGGGTTATGAAACTACAAATATTCATTCCGTAATGGATGGAGAAATAGATATTTTTCTTAAAAAATTTATGGTATATAACAAAAAAATAGAAAAATAG
- the fabG gene encoding 3-oxoacyl-[acyl-carrier-protein] reductase, translating to MKLLNGKIAIVTGGSGDIGKSIVKTFVKNGAKVIFTFFSSKKNAQKLSYELGDSVISYEIDLKNLNSSKNLVKKVVEKFGCIDILVNNAGIIKDNFLFRMSEKDWDQVIRTNIYSIFNITKYVIFPMIKQKNGSIINMSSVIGITGNSGQSNYSASKAGIIGFTKSIAKELGKKNIRCNVIAPGYISTKMNSHIQSKIKENWINKIPLNRPGSPQDVANCSLFLASDLSNYITGSVFNVNGGMI from the coding sequence ATGAAACTTTTAAATGGAAAAATAGCAATAGTTACAGGTGGTTCAGGAGATATTGGAAAATCTATTGTAAAAACATTTGTAAAAAATGGGGCAAAGGTTATTTTTACCTTTTTTTCTTCAAAAAAAAATGCCCAAAAATTATCCTATGAATTGGGAGATTCTGTTATTTCATACGAAATTGATCTAAAAAATTTAAATTCTTCAAAAAATTTGGTTAAAAAAGTTGTAGAAAAATTTGGATGTATAGATATATTAGTGAACAATGCAGGAATTATAAAAGATAATTTCTTATTTAGAATGTCGGAAAAAGATTGGGATCAAGTTATTAGAACTAATATTTATTCTATTTTCAATATAACTAAATATGTGATATTTCCTATGATAAAACAAAAAAATGGAAGTATCATTAATATGAGCTCTGTTATAGGAATAACCGGAAATTCTGGACAATCTAATTATTCAGCATCTAAAGCAGGAATTATAGGATTTACTAAATCAATAGCTAAAGAACTAGGGAAAAAGAATATTCGTTGTAATGTTATAGCTCCTGGCTATATTTCTACGAAAATGAATTCGCATATTCAATCAAAAATAAAGGAAAATTGGATTAATAAAATTCCATTAAACAGACCTGGGAGCCCTCAAGATGTAGCTAACTGCAGTTTATTTCTAGCTTCTGATTTATCTAATTATATTACTGGATCTGTATTTAATGTTAATGGAGGAATGATTTAA